A region of the Gadus morhua chromosome 1, gadMor3.0, whole genome shotgun sequence genome:
AAGAAATGGAACGGTGTCGCCCTAAACAGAAGCCCAATAAATTGCATTAGCTCCAGTCAGCTGAATATGATGAAGGTGGACGTGTATGCCAGCATTAGAGAGAGAATTGGGGGTAGAAGTGTAACATGCAAATAGTTTGATGGAGAGTTAACACCTTAAAGCCAGAAAACTGGCAGATAATCATATAAATAAATCGTACATTCTATCCTCAAACCATTTAAATTGTAAGCAATTGCTTAAAGCTGATTTATACTGCAAGTTCACTTGATTACTTAAAACGTCGAATTGTTTGCATAAAGAGTTGAGAATCTTTACCAGAAATAAAGCAAAAGATGTCATGAAGCCTTCTTTAGTGAGTTCCCAGGTGCCCCCATACTCCTCCTCGTCAATCTGCTGGAAACTACTGAAGTACACATAGAGAACGCCAGCATTGATGATGCAGAATCTgaaaggaagaaaacaaaaaggatTACCAAAATGCCAATCTTTATAATATACAAGGCTATTTGTtgcctataaaaaaaaaaaaaataggactTAATGGTCAGCTGGAACAAAAATAACGGTAACAATCAATACTTACATGGCTATTCCCAAGAATCCCTTCAGTGGCGCGACACCCCATACCACACCAAGGATTATAGCAATGATTTGCCTGATCCAATAAATTACATCTAAAAATTCATCCTGTTTAAGAAAAGATTGGCATGATTAATGTTGAGGTATTCATTACCATACTTGACTACTGCGATAACAATGAATAACATTCATATTATGCATGCAATAAATAGGACCCAAAAAGAACAGAACCTTAGGAATAACCCTTTGTGGGTAAAACGATGGATAAAAGCACTGCAATTCTtgtttgtaattgttttaattgTGGGTCAAAAGCTTGTGTGGGAATAGAGTATGTAATACCCAGCAAGTGTTAGTTGTGTGTACACTGTTATCCTGCTAAGGTCAACGCTAGGGGGAATAACATTTCCAATCCTTCGATGACGACAAGCGAATAGATTTAACTATATGGCAATTAAGCTCTGCAAACTACACTACTACAGACTATAGTCCTTGTAGACTAGCCGTCCGAGGCCCTCTGCTTACCTTCTCCTCCCAGACAGCATGACTGTTGAAGGCTTTGCCCCATGAGGACTGCTTCACACCTCCGTTGACGAGATGGATCTCTTCTTTCCGCTTGGAACCGTTCCTCATTCTGAGTTTGTTACGCCGGTGAGTGACAGAGATATTCGGCTGAACGTTCAATCCAGTTAGGTCGTTAGGCAGGACAACTGTATTTGATATTCCTTCGGTTGAAAGTTATTTAAATGTCTTTGAGTCAGTGAGGAGAAATAAAACCCTATGCTGATATGACAGATTGCGGTCCAGCAGAAAAATCAACGTTCTGGGCATGCGCAGAGTAGTTTGACCCCAGAAACGACAACCAATCACAAACTGCGACGTCGCTTCGACGTTAACAAAAAACAACTTGATTTTCGACAGTGCCATCTAATGACAAGATGGTTGTATGTCATGTCCCTCATGTCATGTCCCGGCAACTCACGAGGGACACACCTCCTTTTCCAAACTAAGCACAGAacagtctgttacacttgtataAACTTTAGAAAGAGACATCAGTATGACATTATCACCTGGCACTTAGCTGATGTCTCAAGAAAGCCTGTAGATGTCCTCACAAAACATAGATACATGGCCAGTTTCGCAAAATTATCAAATGGGGTCCCACCACCACTAATAGTATCGACCTTCAATGGGCTGCAAATTGGAGTGCTACATTTGCTATCACTTACGTCCAGCAGAATGCCGCCTCTGCATTCAGTGGCAAGAAACCTGATGCACAATATTGTAATGGACTGCACCTCAATTATTCAAACAATACTGCTGGCCCTTATATTATTAGATCCCATTTATTAGATAATAGATGAGTGAAAACTACAGCAACTAAATGTGTATGTAATATtcacatgtgtgtacaagtgatTCAATTAGGGCTCCTCTTTCAAACGTTCTGCAATAGTATTTACCTGGTTTCATGACTGCCTGGTCTTGGAAAGGTCCCAGGTTTTTCAGTTAGTTTGCTTTAAGTTGATTAAACAAACCTTTACTGACGAGTATTTGCAATATAAAAGTTACATCAAAATAAATGATAGGAGGCTCACAGGTTATATCTGACACAGGAAAAGGGTCCACAGCAGAAAAAATGCTTTTACTCAGGCCATAATTGTTTCTGGCTCTCAATCCAATTGCAGTGCATTGTTTGGCCTATGGCGATATTTGAGTTGGCTGGATACCGTTTGTTATTGAGCCTGGAACTCCAGCAGAGGGCGTTCTTTGTCAGAGCCGTTAATTAAAACATGTATTTAAATTCCGAACTGCCCATCTAACCGTTACTTACAAATCACTGTTGTATAATTTGTTTCACTTATGTGTTTtacttaataattattatttgatAATTACACGTGGTCTGTGTGCTTTTGCTTTCTGTGCAATTAAAGCCTATGGTAAAATTAATTAGACTCCGTCCCTGTGTCGAGGTAAACCAATGTATTGTTTGCAGAAGTATTGATTTCTGTTATTGAGTGGTGAGAGGAAAACGGCGCTGACTAAACAGTTTTCAAAACAATATGGatatgtttaattaatattCAGGCAATGACACCCTTGTAATTAGCCTATGGAAATAGAGCCTACATCTAATTTGACATCGTAGGCCTATAAAACAGAACACGTATAAACCATCAACAGATAGGCCTAGCGCGCTCATTCACACACCTTTAATAcctgaagaaaataaacatatGTAAAACTACGACAAAGAACCAACTCACAAGCTTGGTTGATTGGTGTGGAAAGTGATTGTGGTATATTATTTGTGTCCAATTGCAGGCCTTGGATGACAACTTCCCGAACATAACTTAAATTAGTTttttggaatgtgtgtgtgcgtgtgcgtgtgtgtctatccgagcgtttgtgtgtgtgtgtgtgtgtgtgtgtgtgtgtgtgtgtgtgtgtgtgtgtgtgtgtgtgtgtgtgtgtgtgtgtgtgtgtgtgtgtgtgtgtgtgattgtctctTTGTGTGGCGGGGAGAGAGTGTaggtgcgtgtgggtgtgtgaatgtgttttgggGAGGGCAcggatacgtgtgtgtgtgtgtgtgtgtgtgtgtgtgtgtgtgtgtgtgtgtgtgtgtgtgtgtgtgtgtgtgtgtgtgtgtgtgtgtgtgtgtgtgggggggggggggggtggggggggggggtcggggtccTAAAACAGTGCGCAGGGTTGGCTTTCAGGAAGTTACCTTGGGGGCAGGTAGCCTGGTAGCCTGATTGCGAGTTAATTGAGGAAGATCTCGTATCTCCCATAGGTCATCCCAAACTTGAGTACCGCCGTTCACTTTATTATTGTCATGCATGATGATGGGATGCCTGTCTGACTCACTTGCTTCTCTCCACACACAGTGGAGCTCTCACGCCGACTCGAAGTCTCGACCGTCAGTGACGTTTGCATCACGTGTCTGTCTCTTCACTGGGTACGTACGTCGTATTTTCTTCCACTCTGCCTGCCTGATACCGAGAGCCAttcgaaataaacaagagaaaGGGGCCATTGTGCGACCCTGCTCCAGTGTCACGCTCATCATCCATCGATTAAGAAGGGGGATATACACCTTAGTATAATACATAAACAAATACCAAGTAATGTATCTGTCTTGCTGAAACcgtatcatttttttttacttttctacCGCTACCATAACAGTTTGGCTTGGACAAAGAGGTGAGTGGGGATTTTACCGTATGCTAAAAAGTGTTTGTCTACCTTTCCAAAGTTGCAGGAGCTATATTAGCCTACCTTTGCGGGCTGCGCTAAGCAGCGTTGGCCAGCTGCATGTCGCTTGCTTAAAATGGCGACAGCAAGGGGGCGATTAGTTTTGGGGGCTTGCCTTTGCTATCACTTTAAATCGGCTCGCGTGTTTGTGAAGATTGAATGTATTCGGGCTGTGAAGTTATTAAGGCTCTCTCCAACTTGAGCGCAGGATCAACATGCGCGCTACATTGTACGAGCTTTCATTTTGAGGAATGCATCAAGCGGCGCTCACAGAGGCGGCTCGTTTTTGTATCGTATGACAAATACCACTATCCATAAGTTTGTATGATTAACCTATACATGATGATAGGTGTGTATATGCCTAATACATATCCATACCCCTTGGATTTAAACCCCCCCCGTCAAAGGCTTCTGCGATACTCTGCGAAACAAGTTTGAAACAATCgctttgtattgtttttgtaaatgtTATAAAAATGGTTATTGTTCAATTATCTGCCGATTATTATTTAGTTTTGCCTATCTGTCTTCATGTTGGCGTTACGTACGCAATACAGCCAAGGAGTACCGAGTGATCCTACTCCTAATTGTACTGACCTTTATAATATTTTGACAACTGTGTATGACTGATGTTAAAAGTCCGTTATGCTTTCCATAACACGtttgtttattatgtttatttggtAGACAAGGCTTATACATAGTTTTCCACAGTTAACATAATGTGAATGGATGCTTTGAGTTATTTATCATGTCAACTGTTTCACGAGTGTGACTTAAGGAAGCAAGCCAAAGTTTTAAAAACTACTCGTCTAATATCCTCACACAGAACATCAGCCTAATCATATTATCTATTCATCACTTATTTTCCCTCGGTTTAGGCAAATTAGCAGATTTGTGTTGcggattatttttttatatatgtatgtgtgtgtgtgtgtgtgtgtgtgtgtgtgtgtgtgtgtgtgtgtgtgtttatttgtccaTGTATATATGTGTTAAATAGCTTGCAGGCTGGATATCCCTTGCCCTGAAAATGGCAAGCAGATGGTCTTTCAA
Encoded here:
- the rab5if gene encoding GEL complex subunit OPTI, whose protein sequence is MRNGSKRKEEIHLVNGGVKQSSWGKAFNSHAVWEEKDEFLDVIYWIRQIIAIILGVVWGVAPLKGFLGIAIFCIINAGVLYVYFSSFQQIDEEEYGGTWELTKEGFMTSFALFLVVWIIFYTALHHE